From Toxorhynchites rutilus septentrionalis strain SRP chromosome 2, ASM2978413v1, whole genome shotgun sequence, a single genomic window includes:
- the LOC129770996 gene encoding general odorant-binding protein 66-like: MIDPTFVVIVFLLGPILVIAQKDPNCSKLPDRNGLRGTASCCRFPAILDQQTMSQCWSELSSSSYSGQLKHCKSMECFFTKKNILQSDGSLDRTAIGAYLDTLFAGNDVWLNTIKQAALNHCLVGIEKNYDRILDFFRTNGMEFQEESKCSMKPMLLSICVGARGFAKCPANDWNESSTCDEWRKYLDSCTESVENTLEFYKQLDRAS; the protein is encoded by the exons ATGATCGATCCCACATTTGTGGTAATAGTCTTCCTGTTGGGTCCAATTTTAGTTATCGCCCAAAAAGACCCGAACTGTTCCAAGCTTCCTGATAGAAATGGATTGAGGGGGACTGCG TCATGTTGTCGTTTCCCAGCGATTCTGGACCAGCAAACCATGTCCCAGTGCTGGAGTGAGCTAAGCAGCTCATCCTACTCCGGTCAATTGAAACATTGT AAATCGATGGAGTGTTTCTTCACCAAGAAAAACATTCTCCAATCGGATGGTTCGTTGGATCGGACAGCTATTGGGGCATATCTGGACACCCTATTTGCGGGGAATGACGTGTGGCTTAATACGATCAAACAAGCCGCTTTGAATCACTGTTTGGTGGGCATTGAGAAGAATTACGACCGAATTCTGGATTTTTTCAGGACAAACGGAATGGAGTTCCAAGAAGAGTCCAAATGCTCCATGAAACCGATGCTGCTGAGCATCTGTGTTGGTGCCAGAGGATTTGCA AAATGTCCGGCAAATGATTGGAATGAAA GCTCGACATGCGACGAGTGGAGGAAATATTTGGACAGTTGCACAGAATCAGTGGAAAACACGTTGGAATTTTACAAGCAGCTGGATCGTGCATCGTAA